One genomic window of Cydia pomonella isolate Wapato2018A chromosome 6, ilCydPomo1, whole genome shotgun sequence includes the following:
- the LOC133518652 gene encoding ADP-ribosylation factor-like protein 16 has protein sequence MNKNVLRPVVDDQEPRISVICLGPTGSGKTTLLKRLQEAEGIDNTYSPVPTIGTNIYDIHYVNKSGKKQTLSIREVGGEMASLWNNYLEGVEKVIFVVDTSNLCQISAAALMLYTLLAEPCLKQAKFILVLSKMDLAYRQMRNEALLMLQSRRLLAELPRPPTILEAAPLTGEGLLELKAQLTNQKIKPAI, from the exons atgaataaaaacgtTCTTCGCCCCGTAGTGGACGACCAAGAGCCACGTATTAGTGTTATTTGTCTTGGTCCAACGGGATCAGGTAAAACGACTTTGTTGAAAAGGCTACAAGAGGCCGAAGGTATTGACAATACCTATAGTCCGGTACCCACCATAGGAACtaatatttatgatatacaCTACGTTAATAAGAGTGGGAAAAAACAAACATTAAGTATACGAGAAGTCGGCGGAGAGATGGCGTCACTATGGAATAATTATTTGGAAGGAGTTGAAAAG GTCATATTCGTAGTGGACACATCTAATCTGTGTCAAATATCGGCGGCAGCTCTCATGCTGTATACATTATTGGCCGAGCCCTGTCTCAAACAAGCTAAG TTCATCCTAGTGCTAAGCAAGATGGACTTGGCTTACCGTCAGATGAGGAACGAAGCCCTGCTGATGCTGCAGAGCCGCCGACTGCTGGCGGAGCTCCCGAGACCCCCAACCATTCTCGAAGCAGCGCCGCTTACCGGCGAGGGTCTGCTGGAGCTGAAGGCGCAGCTCACCAATCAGAAGATTAAACCTGCAATATAA